One part of the Phragmites australis chromosome 3, lpPhrAust1.1, whole genome shotgun sequence genome encodes these proteins:
- the LOC133912234 gene encoding uncharacterized protein LOC133912234, whose product MDILLGSGRFLARRPPLAIALRCSQGTPDKGGSDKGDTSTDWDKAWSTFKKKGKRTLFSGFSPDKYVSWNPRRTEYPLSEEVDPIKRTERSNLMLWTSPQFTLAGAIIIILTLLIYTLVVPAK is encoded by the exons ATGGATATACTGCTAGGTTCCGGGAGATTCTTGGCGCGACGGCCTCCCCTAGCGATTGCCCTTCGCTGCTCTCAGGGCACCCCGGACAAAGGCGGCAGCGACAAAG GTGACACATCTACAGACTGGGACAAGGCTTGGTCAACGTTCAAAAAGAAAGGGAAGAGGACCTTATTTTCAGGTTTTTCACCAGACAAGTATGTGAGCTGGAACCCACGGCGCACCGAGTATCCATTGTCAGAAGAAGTTGATCCAATCAAAAGGACTGAAAGGTCTAACTTGATGCTATGGACAAGTCCACAATTTACCTTGGCGGGGGCAATTATCATCATCTTGACATTACTAATCTATACACTGGTTGTCCCAGCCAAGTAA